The DNA sequence CGGTCGAGATACGCGGCCACCCGCGCCTCGGCGGCGGCCAGATCGGTCTGGACACGGGCGCGTGCATCCCCAAGCACCCGCGCCTCCTCCCGGGCCTGGGCGACGCGCGCCTCGTCTCGGGCCGCGTCGTCCTCCAGGCTGCGCAGCGCCGCGTGCGCCGCCGCCACGTCCGCGCGGCGCCGTTCTTCCTCTACGGCCAGCGCCTGGGTCTGCAGATCCAGGCCGGCGCGTTCGCCGGCGAGGCCGTCCGCCTCGGCGCGATGGCGGGCGATCTCTGCCTCAGCCCGGGCCCGTTGCGCCGCCACGCCGCGGCCGCGCTCGACGAGCAGCCCGACCGCCGCGTCCTCCGCGGCCCGCCGCTCGGTCAGCCGCACGAGCGACCGCTGCGCGTCGTCCCACTCGCGACCGGCGTCCACCGCGCGCCGGTCCAGCGCCGTCCGTTCGGCGGCGAAGGCCGCGAGCGCCTGGTCAAGCTCCCGCCGTCGGCCCGCCAGCTGCTCGAGCTGGTCCCGTACGCGCTTCTGGGCGCGTGCGAGCCGCCGAACCTCCTCGACCTGAATCGCAAGCTCCAGTCCGCGCAGTTCGCGCGTATAGGCCTGGTACTGCCGCGCGGCTTCGGCCTGCGCCGCCAGGTGGTCGACCCGCGCGTCCTGCTCGGCCAGAATGTCCGCGACGCGCAGCAGCAACTGCTCGGCGGCGGCCATCCGCCGCTCCGCGTCGTGGCGCCGGCGCTTGAACTTGGCGAGTCCCGCGGCCTCCTCGAGGATCATCCGCCGCTCTTCCGGCGTCGCATCGAGCATCCGGTCGACCTCGCCCTGCGTGACCAGCGCGTAGGTGTGCCCGCCGAGCCCGGTTCCGAGAAACATTGTCTGAATATCCCGCAGCCGGCACGGAAGCGTATTGATGAAATAGCGGCTGTCCGCCGCGCGCATCGCCCGGCGCGCCACCGTCACCTCGGCGAACGCCAGCGGCGTCGGCGTCCCGTCGTCCCCATCGTCGAGCGGCATCATGAGCGTCCCGTCGCCGTTGTCGAGCACGAGCGTCACGTCCGCCATGGAGAGGGGCCGGCGGCGCTCGCTGCCGGCGAAGATGACGTCTTCGTTGCGGATGCCGCGGAGGGCGCGCAGGCTCCCCTCCCCGAGCGCCCAGCGGATCGCGTCGAAGATGTTGCTCTTGCCGCTGCCGTTCGGCCCGACGACCGCCGTCAGGCGCGGCGAGAACTCGAGCGCGGTCCGATCGGCGAACGTCTTGAACCCTGCGAGTTCGAGGCGCTTCAGCCGCACGTGCGTCCTCCCGTGGGCACCGGGTCAGGCGTGCCCGGATGCGCGAGCAGATCCTGGTACACGGCCACGAGCCGATCGGTCACGCGGCCGCGGTCGTAGTCGGCGGCCCCCTCACGGGCCGCCCGGCCGATGGCGCCCCGCCGGGCGGGCGCGGCCAGCAGGTCCCGGACGGCATCCGCGAACGCGCGCGCGTCCGGCGGCACGAGGCGGCCGGTCACCCCGTCGCGCAGCAGATCCGACGACGCGGGCGCCTGCACCGCCACGATCGCGCACCCCGCCGCCATTGCCTCCAGCACCGCGAGCCCCAGCGTCTCGGTCATCGACGGAAAGACGAAGAGGTCGGCGGCCGCGAGGACGTCCGCCACCGCGGCTGGCGTCTGCGTACCGGCGAAGACGGTCCGCGCGCCGATGCCGCGACGCCGCGCCTCGGCATCGAGGAGCGCACGCTCCGGACCGTCGCCGACGAGCAGCAGCCAGACGTCCGCGGGCAGCGTCTCGAGCGCGGCGAGCAGCAGCGGAACGTTCTTTTCCCGGGCGAGCCGGCCGACGAAGACGAGGAGCGACGCCCCGGGGGGCAGGCCGAACCGCGCGCGGATCGCCGAGGCGGACCGCGTGTCGGCGGCGGAGGACCGCCCGTCGGACGCCGCGCCCGGCGTGAACGCCGCGACGTCGATGCCCATGCTCGGCACGACCGCAATGCGCGTCCGCACCCCCGACTCGCGCAGCAACGCGGCGATCGACGGCACGGGCGCCAGCACGCAGTCGCACCGGTTGCAGTACGCGATGGTGTAGGCGCTCACCAACGGCCGCGCGAGATCGCCGAGCACGGGGGTGTAGTGCGCGTAGTCCGCGTATCGCGTATGGTAGGTGAACAGGACGGGCCGGCCGAGCCCCCGCGCCACCCACCATCCCATCCCGCCGACCAGAAACGGCGACTGGCTGTGGACGAGGTCGAGCCCGAGGCTCCGCACCGTGCGCAGCGACCGGCTTGGGTACGGGACGGCCAGCGGAAAATCCGGGTGGCCCGGGGGCGTGACGGACGGCACCCGCACGACCTCCGGGTCACGGTCCTGATATCCCGGGTACGCCGGCGCGATGATGGACACGCGGTGGCCGCGCGCGCGGAGTTGCTGCGCCGATTCCGCCACGGCCCGCACCACGCCGCTGGTGCGAGGGAGATACGAGTCGGTAAAGAGCCCGACGTGCACCTACGCGCCGTCCGCCTCGCCGCGCGCCCGCGCCTGCTCGTCGAGGAAGGCCAGCAGCGCCGACAGCCGAAAGCGCCGCTGTCCTCCTTCGGTCCGAAGACAGGGCACCTTGCCCTGGTCGGTGTACCGCCGGATCGTCGCCTTGCTCAAGTTCAGCACGGCAGCCGCCTCGTGAAGCGTAAGTTCGGGATCGAGCAGCCGCCGGATAATTTCTTCCCGGCTCTCTGTGATCGGCCGGCGGCCGCCGCGCCCGCGCGCGCGGGGACCGAGCTCCATCGGCAGGGCGCCCTGGTCGAGCCCTGCCCTGAGCCTCCGCCGCACCGCCTCCGCATGCGCTTCCGCGTCTAGGGCCGCCCTGGAGGGCTGCCGGCGGTCAACCCGCCCCGCGGCCACCGCCGCGCCGACCAGAACGTCGGCCGGCTCGGGGGCGCCGGGCGGCACGGCCTCGCGGTGTCCTTTCACAGCACCCCTCAGCCGCCCCGGACCAAGCGAACCCGGAGTGTCGGAGGGTGCCGTCGGGAGGGAAACGTGCATCTGCCGCTCGAGGTAACGGTACCAGTCCCGCAACGTTTGCGCCATTGGCTGCTCCGATGAATGCTGCGTAAGTTATCCGGCGTTAAATATCCCCCGCCCATTCGAGAGAGGCGAGGGAAATCCTGCCAAACCGGAGCTCGGGATCTCGCCAAGGGCACCTTAGTCGTGACCGCGGCCGAGGTGGACCCGCAGCGCGTGACTCGCCAGGTCGCGGGTCACCGTCTCGGCCACCAGCCGCCCGCAGGCGAGCAGGGCCTCCTGATCGATCCCGGTGTGAATTCCCATCCCGAGCAGCATGTGGTTGGTATCGTCCGTGGCGATGTTGCCCGTGGCCCCCGGGGCGAACGGACAGCCGCCGAGGCCGCCGATGGCGGCGTCGAACGTCGTGACGCCGGCGTCCAGCCCTGCCAGCACGTTGGCGAGACCCATGCCGCGTGTGTCGTGAAGGTGCAGCGTGAGGCGCGCGCCGGGATGGCGGCCCGCAAGGCGCGTCACGGCTTCCGAGACCTGCACGGGTGTCGCAACACCGATCGTGTCGCCCAGGCTGATGGCGATGATCCCGAGGCCGATCGCGTGCGCGACGATCCGTTCCACCGCGGCCCAGGGTACCTCGCCGCTGTAGGGGCAGCCGAACGCCACGGCGATCCCGGCCTCGACCGACGCGCCCGGAACGGTCCCGGCGGTGCGCGCGATGGCGGACAACTGCTCGAGCGACTGTTCCACCGTCATCCGCACGTTCGCCGTATTGAACGCGTCGGTCGCCCCGATCACGACGGTCACGTGCCGGATGCCGGCGGCGAGCGCGCGTTCCAGCCCCCGCAGGTTGGGCACAAGGGCGGACGCGCGCAGGGCGGGCAACTCGAGGGCCGCACGGGCGACCTCGTCGGCATCGGCGAACTGCGGGACGGCCGTCGGCGAGACAAACGACGTGACTTCGATCTCCCGGAGTCCGGCGTCGTAGAGGGCCCGGATGACGCGGAGTTTTGTCTCGGTTGGGATCACCC is a window from the bacterium genome containing:
- a CDS encoding helix-turn-helix domain-containing protein — translated: MKGHREAVPPGAPEPADVLVGAAVAAGRVDRRQPSRAALDAEAHAEAVRRRLRAGLDQGALPMELGPRARGRGGRRPITESREEIIRRLLDPELTLHEAAAVLNLSKATIRRYTDQGKVPCLRTEGGQRRFRLSALLAFLDEQARARGEADGA
- a CDS encoding hydroxymethylglutaryl-CoA lyase, giving the protein MRVPPAATIVEVGPRDGFQLVGRVIPTETKLRVIRALYDAGLREIEVTSFVSPTAVPQFADADEVARAALELPALRASALVPNLRGLERALAAGIRHVTVVIGATDAFNTANVRMTVEQSLEQLSAIARTAGTVPGASVEAGIAVAFGCPYSGEVPWAAVERIVAHAIGLGIIAISLGDTIGVATPVQVSEAVTRLAGRHPGARLTLHLHDTRGMGLANVLAGLDAGVTTFDAAIGGLGGCPFAPGATGNIATDDTNHMLLGMGIHTGIDQEALLACGRLVAETVTRDLASHALRVHLGRGHD
- a CDS encoding glycosyltransferase, giving the protein MHVGLFTDSYLPRTSGVVRAVAESAQQLRARGHRVSIIAPAYPGYQDRDPEVVRVPSVTPPGHPDFPLAVPYPSRSLRTVRSLGLDLVHSQSPFLVGGMGWWVARGLGRPVLFTYHTRYADYAHYTPVLGDLARPLVSAYTIAYCNRCDCVLAPVPSIAALLRESGVRTRIAVVPSMGIDVAAFTPGAASDGRSSAADTRSASAIRARFGLPPGASLLVFVGRLAREKNVPLLLAALETLPADVWLLLVGDGPERALLDAEARRRGIGARTVFAGTQTPAAVADVLAAADLFVFPSMTETLGLAVLEAMAAGCAIVAVQAPASSDLLRDGVTGRLVPPDARAFADAVRDLLAAPARRGAIGRAAREGAADYDRGRVTDRLVAVYQDLLAHPGTPDPVPTGGRTCG